From Streptomyces griseorubiginosus, one genomic window encodes:
- the rimI gene encoding ribosomal protein S18-alanine N-acetyltransferase — MTAPVTPVLREMRWWDIDPVLELERDLFPEDAWSRGMFWSELAHARGPEATRRYVVAEEGERIVGYAGLAAAGELADVQTIAVARDHWGTGLGATLLTELLRAATAFECAEVMLECRIDNIRAQKLYERFGFEAIGFRRGYYQPGNVDALVMRLTDPSTSVRGTEING, encoded by the coding sequence GTGACCGCCCCCGTGACTCCTGTGCTGCGTGAGATGCGCTGGTGGGACATCGACCCCGTCCTGGAGCTGGAGAGGGACCTCTTCCCGGAGGACGCCTGGTCCCGGGGCATGTTCTGGTCCGAGCTGGCGCACGCCCGGGGACCCGAGGCGACCCGGCGGTACGTGGTGGCCGAGGAGGGCGAGCGGATCGTGGGGTACGCGGGGCTCGCCGCCGCCGGCGAGCTGGCCGACGTCCAGACGATCGCCGTCGCCCGTGACCACTGGGGCACCGGACTCGGGGCCACCCTGCTGACCGAACTGCTGCGGGCCGCGACCGCCTTCGAGTGCGCCGAGGTCATGCTGGAGTGCCGGATCGACAACATCCGCGCCCAGAAGCTCTACGAGCGCTTCGGCTTCGAGGCCATCGGGTTCCGGCGCGGCTACTACCAGCCGGGCAACGTGGACGCCCTGGTCATGCGACTCACCGACCCTTCAACTTCCGTACGAGGAACCGAGATCAATGGCTGA
- a CDS encoding LCP family protein gives MTGDDEGRRTGRRRRLLKAAGLTLAGALVLGIGTVGWAYWHLNSNIKSVDINSALGDDRPAKVTPTPSASQTSQASQEAPLPTEALNILVLGSDSRSGKENKALGGGSSTGARSDTAMVVHVDAGRTGATIVSIPRDTLVTRPSCPLKSGGSTAVAYGAMFNSAYSVGGPVCAVKTVESITDVRMDHYVEIDFSGFAKLVNALGGVTVTTDQDIDDDDSHLHLKAGTHHLDGKTALALARTRHGIGDGSDLGRIGLQQTLVKALLEQISATNLLTSPTKLYSVTDAITGSLTTDTGLDSLTELMSLGESLKGLSSDRVKTVTMPVVTAPSDPNRVVAKEPAASELWESLR, from the coding sequence GTGACGGGAGACGACGAGGGCAGACGGACGGGCCGGCGGCGGCGTTTGCTGAAGGCCGCCGGCCTCACCCTCGCGGGCGCCCTGGTACTGGGCATCGGGACGGTCGGCTGGGCGTACTGGCATCTCAACAGCAACATCAAGAGCGTCGACATCAACAGCGCGCTCGGCGACGACCGTCCCGCCAAGGTCACCCCGACCCCTTCGGCCTCGCAGACCTCTCAGGCCTCGCAGGAGGCCCCGCTGCCCACCGAGGCCCTCAACATCCTGGTCCTCGGCTCCGACTCGCGCAGCGGCAAGGAGAACAAGGCGCTCGGCGGCGGCAGCAGCACCGGGGCCCGCTCCGACACCGCGATGGTCGTGCACGTCGACGCGGGGCGCACCGGAGCCACGATCGTCAGCATCCCGCGCGACACCCTCGTCACCCGCCCCTCCTGCCCGCTGAAGAGCGGCGGCTCCACGGCGGTGGCGTACGGCGCGATGTTCAACAGCGCCTACTCGGTGGGCGGTCCGGTGTGCGCGGTCAAGACCGTCGAGTCGATCACGGACGTCCGCATGGACCACTACGTCGAGATCGACTTCTCGGGCTTCGCGAAGCTGGTGAACGCCCTCGGCGGGGTCACGGTCACCACGGACCAGGACATCGACGACGACGACAGCCACCTGCACCTGAAGGCGGGCACCCACCACCTGGACGGGAAGACGGCCCTCGCGCTCGCCCGCACCCGGCACGGCATAGGCGACGGCAGCGACCTGGGCCGCATCGGCCTCCAGCAGACCCTGGTGAAGGCGCTGCTGGAGCAGATCTCCGCGACGAACCTCCTGACCAGCCCCACCAAGCTGTACTCCGTCACCGACGCGATCACCGGCAGCCTCACCACCGACACCGGCCTCGACTCGCTGACCGAGCTGATGAGCCTCGGTGAGAGCCTGAAGGGCCTGTCGAGCGACCGGGTGAAGACCGTGACCATGCCGGTGGTGACCGCACCCTCAGACCCCAACCGGGTGGTCGCGAAGGAGCCCGCGGCGAGCGAGCTGTGGGAGTCGCTCCGCTGA
- a CDS encoding glycoside hydrolase family 3 N-terminal domain-containing protein — protein MTTAPWRDPALTAAARVDDLLSRMTLEEKTAQLYGVWVGASTDGDGVAPLQREMTADYDWDELITRGLGQLTRPFGTAPVDPALGAQALARAQRRIAEAGRFGIPALAHEECLAGFTTWRATAYPVPLAWGASWDAELVAEMAGAIGRDLRAVGVHQGLAPVLDVVRDPRWGRVEETIGEDPYLVGTIGAAYVRGLEQAGIVATLKHFAGYASSAGARNLAPVRAGVREFADITLPPFEFALREGGARSVMAAYTDTDGVPASADPGLLTELLREEWGFTGTVVADYFGVGFLQTQHRIAGTEAGAAHAALEAGLDVELPTVKCYGNPLVEAVRAGEVPESLIDRAARRVLLQKCELGLLDEDWNPEPTGRIDLDSTANRALARRLAEESVVLLDNPDGLLPLAPDTRIAVVGPRAADALAMLGCYSFPSHVLTHHPDVPTGIEIPTVLEALRAELPDAKVTFTEGCGVDDPDTGGFEEAVARTAEADVCVAVLGDRAGLFGRGTSGEGCDVADLRLPGVQGELLDSLVATGVPVVLVLLTGRPYALGRWQGRLGAVVQAFFPGEEGGPAVAGVLSGRVNPSGRLPVSVPQVPGGQPWTYLQPPLGLAGGVSNLDPTPLYPFGHGRSYTEFVWEDFGGTAPELTTDGSYDVSLTVRNTGDRAGAEVVQLYLHDPVASVTRPDVRLIGYRRLELDPGESRRVTFRFHADLSAFTDRRGRRIVEPGDLELRLSASSAEARHTVRLHLTGPVRELGADRRLRCETELS, from the coding sequence ATGACCACCGCGCCCTGGCGTGACCCCGCCCTGACCGCCGCCGCCCGTGTCGACGACCTCCTCTCCCGGATGACCCTGGAGGAGAAGACCGCCCAGTTGTACGGCGTGTGGGTGGGCGCCAGTACGGACGGGGACGGCGTCGCTCCCCTGCAACGCGAGATGACCGCCGACTACGACTGGGACGAGCTGATCACCCGGGGTCTCGGCCAGCTCACCCGTCCCTTCGGCACCGCCCCCGTGGACCCGGCGCTGGGCGCGCAGGCACTGGCCCGCGCCCAGCGCCGTATCGCGGAGGCGGGCCGCTTCGGCATTCCGGCGCTGGCCCATGAGGAGTGCCTGGCCGGCTTCACCACCTGGCGGGCCACCGCCTATCCCGTTCCGCTCGCGTGGGGTGCGAGCTGGGACGCCGAACTGGTCGCGGAGATGGCCGGCGCCATCGGCCGCGACCTGCGCGCGGTCGGCGTCCACCAGGGACTGGCCCCCGTTCTGGACGTCGTCCGCGACCCGCGCTGGGGGCGGGTCGAGGAGACGATCGGCGAGGACCCGTACCTGGTGGGCACGATCGGCGCCGCGTACGTCCGGGGCCTGGAGCAGGCCGGGATCGTCGCCACGCTCAAGCACTTCGCCGGGTACGCCTCCTCGGCGGGCGCCCGCAACCTCGCGCCCGTGCGGGCCGGGGTGCGGGAGTTCGCCGACATCACCCTGCCGCCCTTCGAGTTCGCGCTGCGCGAGGGCGGGGCGCGCTCGGTGATGGCCGCGTACACCGACACCGACGGCGTCCCGGCCTCCGCCGACCCCGGTCTGCTGACCGAACTCCTGCGTGAGGAGTGGGGGTTCACCGGCACGGTGGTCGCGGACTACTTCGGCGTGGGCTTCCTGCAGACCCAGCACCGGATCGCCGGCACCGAGGCGGGCGCGGCCCACGCGGCCCTGGAGGCGGGCCTGGACGTCGAGCTGCCGACGGTGAAGTGCTACGGCAACCCGCTCGTCGAGGCGGTCCGGGCCGGGGAGGTCCCGGAGTCCCTGATCGACCGGGCAGCCCGCCGGGTCCTGCTCCAGAAGTGCGAGCTGGGCCTGCTGGACGAGGACTGGAACCCGGAGCCCACCGGCCGGATCGACCTGGACTCGACGGCGAACCGGGCCCTGGCCCGCCGCCTCGCCGAGGAGTCGGTGGTCCTCCTCGACAACCCGGACGGCCTGCTCCCGCTGGCCCCGGACACCCGGATCGCGGTCGTCGGCCCCCGCGCCGCCGACGCACTGGCGATGCTCGGCTGCTACTCCTTCCCGTCCCACGTCCTCACCCACCACCCAGACGTCCCGACGGGCATCGAGATCCCCACGGTCCTCGAGGCCCTGCGCGCCGAACTCCCGGACGCCAAGGTGACGTTCACCGAGGGCTGCGGGGTCGACGACCCGGACACCGGGGGCTTCGAGGAGGCGGTGGCCAGGACGGCCGAGGCGGATGTGTGCGTGGCGGTGCTCGGCGACCGGGCGGGCCTGTTCGGCCGGGGCACCTCGGGCGAGGGCTGCGATGTGGCGGACCTGCGACTGCCGGGTGTCCAGGGCGAGTTGCTGGACTCCCTGGTCGCCACCGGCGTCCCGGTGGTCCTCGTCCTGCTCACCGGCCGGCCCTACGCGCTCGGCCGCTGGCAGGGCCGGCTCGGCGCGGTCGTCCAGGCGTTCTTCCCCGGCGAGGAGGGCGGCCCGGCGGTCGCCGGAGTCCTCTCGGGCCGGGTGAACCCCTCGGGCCGCCTCCCGGTGAGCGTGCCGCAGGTACCGGGCGGCCAGCCCTGGACCTACCTCCAGCCCCCGCTCGGCCTCGCGGGCGGGGTCAGCAACCTGGACCCGACCCCGCTGTACCCGTTCGGACACGGCCGCTCCTACACGGAGTTCGTGTGGGAGGACTTCGGGGGAACGGCTCCCGAGCTCACCACGGACGGCTCGTACGACGTGTCGCTGACCGTCCGCAACACGGGGGACCGGGCGGGCGCCGAGGTCGTCCAGCTGTATCTGCACGACCCGGTGGCCTCGGTGACCCGCCCGGACGTCCGTCTGATCGGCTACCGGCGGCTGGAGCTGGACCCGGGCGAGTCCCGCCGCGTGACCTTCCGCTTCCACGCGGACCTGTCCGCCTTCACCGACCGCAGGGGCAGGAGGATCGTGGAGCCGGGCGACCTGGAGCTACGGCTGTCGGCGTCGAGCGCGGAGGCCCGGCACACGGTACGGCTGCATCTGACGGGCCCGGTACGGGAGTTGGGCGCGGACCGTCGGCTGCGGTGCGAGACGGAGCTGTCGTAG
- the tsaB gene encoding tRNA (adenosine(37)-N6)-threonylcarbamoyltransferase complex dimerization subunit type 1 TsaB, translating to MLLLALDTATPAVTVALHDGRDVLASFSQVDARRHGELLLPAVDRVLADAGVTLGDVTGIVVGTGPGPYTGLRVGLMTADTFGLVLGVPVYGVCTLDGLAYAADPGEGPFVVATDARRKEVYWARYEDSRTRTGEPSVDRPADIAERVEGLPAVGAGALLYPETFPDVREPEHVSAAALAALAAERIAAGEELPAPRPLYLRRPDAQVPKNYKVVTPK from the coding sequence GTGCTGTTGCTCGCTCTGGATACCGCCACGCCCGCCGTCACCGTCGCTCTGCACGACGGGAGGGACGTGCTCGCCTCCTTCAGTCAGGTGGACGCCCGTCGGCACGGGGAACTGCTCCTTCCGGCCGTCGACCGGGTGCTCGCCGACGCGGGGGTGACACTGGGCGACGTCACCGGGATCGTCGTGGGGACCGGGCCGGGGCCGTACACCGGACTGCGGGTCGGGCTCATGACCGCGGACACCTTCGGGCTCGTGCTCGGCGTGCCCGTGTACGGGGTGTGCACCCTGGACGGGCTCGCGTACGCGGCCGACCCCGGCGAGGGGCCCTTCGTCGTGGCGACCGACGCGCGGCGCAAGGAGGTCTACTGGGCGCGGTACGAGGACTCCCGTACCCGAACCGGTGAACCCTCCGTCGACCGGCCCGCCGACATCGCCGAGCGGGTCGAGGGACTGCCCGCCGTCGGAGCCGGGGCGCTGCTCTACCCCGAGACCTTCCCCGACGTCCGCGAGCCCGAGCACGTCAGTGCCGCCGCGCTCGCCGCTCTCGCGGCCGAGAGGATCGCGGCCGGGGAGGAGCTGCCCGCACCACGGCCGCTGTACCTGCGGCGGCCCGACGCCCAGGTACCCAAGAACTACAAGGTGGTCACCCCCAAGTGA
- the tsaD gene encoding tRNA (adenosine(37)-N6)-threonylcarbamoyltransferase complex transferase subunit TsaD: protein MADEPLVLGIETSCDETGVGIVRGTTLLADAIASSVDEHARFGGVVPEVASRAHLEAMVPTIERALKEAGVSAKDLDGIAVTAGPGLAGALLVGVSAAKAYAYALGKPLYGVNHLASHICVDQLEHGALPEPTMALLVSGGHSSLLLSSDITSDVRPMGATIDDAAGEAFDKIARVLNLGFPGGPVIDRYAREGDPSAIAFPRGLTGPRDPAYDFSFSGLKTAVARWIEAKRAAGEEVPVRDVAASFQEAVVDVLTRKAVRACKDEGVDHLMIGGGVAANSRLRALAQERCEAAGIRLRVPRPKLCTDNGAMVAALGAEMVARNRPASSWDLSADSSLPVTDPHVPGHDHVHEISKENLYS from the coding sequence ATGGCTGACGAACCGCTTGTCCTGGGCATCGAGACCTCCTGTGACGAGACCGGCGTCGGCATCGTCCGGGGAACCACCCTGCTCGCCGACGCCATCGCGTCCAGCGTGGACGAGCACGCAAGGTTCGGCGGTGTCGTCCCGGAGGTGGCCTCCCGGGCGCACCTCGAAGCGATGGTGCCGACCATCGAGCGTGCCCTGAAGGAGGCCGGGGTCTCCGCGAAGGACCTCGACGGCATCGCCGTCACCGCCGGTCCCGGACTCGCCGGCGCCCTCCTCGTCGGGGTGTCGGCGGCGAAGGCGTACGCCTACGCCCTCGGCAAGCCCCTCTACGGCGTCAACCACCTCGCCTCGCACATCTGCGTGGACCAGCTGGAGCACGGGGCACTGCCCGAGCCGACGATGGCGCTGCTGGTGTCCGGCGGGCACTCGTCCCTGCTGCTGTCCTCGGACATCACCTCCGACGTCCGTCCCATGGGCGCGACCATCGACGACGCGGCCGGCGAGGCCTTCGACAAGATCGCCCGGGTGCTGAACCTCGGCTTCCCGGGCGGGCCGGTGATCGACCGGTACGCGCGGGAGGGCGACCCGTCCGCGATCGCCTTCCCGCGCGGGCTGACCGGGCCGCGCGACCCGGCGTACGACTTCTCCTTCTCCGGGCTGAAGACCGCTGTCGCCCGCTGGATCGAGGCCAAGCGGGCCGCGGGGGAGGAGGTGCCGGTGCGTGACGTGGCCGCGTCCTTCCAGGAGGCGGTCGTGGACGTGCTGACCCGCAAGGCCGTGCGCGCCTGCAAGGACGAGGGCGTCGACCACCTGATGATCGGCGGCGGGGTGGCCGCCAACTCCCGCCTGCGGGCCCTCGCCCAGGAGCGCTGCGAGGCCGCCGGGATCCGCCTCCGCGTCCCGCGCCCCAAGCTGTGCACCGACAACGGCGCGATGGTCGCCGCGCTCGGCGCGGAGATGGTCGCGCGGAACCGGCCCGCGTCCAGCTGGGACCTGTCGGCCGACTCCTCCCTGCCGGTGACCGACCCGCACGTGCCGGGCCACGACCACGTCCACGAGATCAGCAAGGAGAACCTCTACTCGTGA
- the tsaE gene encoding tRNA (adenosine(37)-N6)-threonylcarbamoyltransferase complex ATPase subunit type 1 TsaE gives MEAVPRNPVETELTVTSPEQMRELGLKLAKLLRAGDLVMLSGELGAGKTTLTRGLGEGLGVRGAVTSPTFVIARVHPSLGDGPPLVHVDAYRLGGGLDEMEDLDLDVSLPESVVVVEWGEGKVEELTDDRLHVQIHRAVGDTTDEVRHVTLTPVGERWAAADLGVLTA, from the coding sequence ATGGAAGCAGTACCGCGCAACCCGGTTGAGACCGAGCTGACCGTCACCTCCCCCGAGCAGATGCGCGAGCTGGGCCTGAAGCTCGCCAAGCTGCTGCGCGCCGGGGACCTCGTGATGCTCAGCGGGGAGCTCGGCGCGGGCAAGACGACCCTGACCCGCGGACTCGGTGAGGGACTCGGGGTGCGGGGGGCCGTGACCTCGCCGACCTTCGTGATCGCCCGGGTCCATCCGTCCCTCGGCGACGGGCCGCCGCTCGTGCACGTCGACGCGTACCGCCTGGGCGGCGGGCTCGACGAGATGGAGGACCTCGACCTCGACGTGTCGCTGCCGGAGTCGGTGGTCGTCGTGGAGTGGGGCGAGGGCAAGGTCGAGGAGCTGACCGACGACCGGCTGCACGTCCAGATCCACCGGGCGGTCGGTGACACCACCGACGAGGTGCGGCACGTGACGCTGACGCCGGTCGGGGAGCGGTGGGCCGCGGCCGACCTCGGCGTGCTGACCGCCTGA
- a CDS encoding alpha/beta hydrolase codes for MSESSAEAVVDAAASVALASAAGAGAGWRRATGIAGAAIGVIAAGAAAGVAIERLTVGRGMRQRARLALDSTGPYGSLRGTPGKAYSDDGTELYYEVDDVDPESAPALSPRRRRLFGRKAPAPVTVVFSHGYCLSQDSWHFQRAALRGVVRTVHWDQRSHGRSGRGVRQVQDGVPVDIEQLGRDLKAVIDATVPEGPIVLVGHSMGGMTVMALADAFPELIRDRVVAVALVGTSSGRLGEVNFGLPVAGVNAVRRVLPGVLKALGQRADLVEKGRRATADLFAGIIKRYSFASRDVDPAVVRFAERMIEGTPIDVVAEYYPAFDNHDKTAALAHFADKPVLVLAGVGDMVTPSEHSEAIASLLPEAELVLVPDAGHLVMLEHPEVVTDRLADLLTRAGAVPAGATVGGYGSSTAQPG; via the coding sequence GTGAGCGAGAGCAGTGCGGAGGCCGTCGTCGACGCCGCCGCGTCGGTGGCCCTCGCCTCCGCGGCGGGGGCGGGCGCCGGCTGGCGCCGGGCGACCGGGATCGCCGGCGCCGCGATAGGCGTGATCGCCGCGGGTGCCGCGGCGGGCGTCGCCATCGAGCGGCTCACCGTCGGGCGCGGCATGCGGCAGAGGGCGCGTCTCGCCCTCGACTCGACCGGGCCGTACGGCTCGCTGCGCGGCACGCCCGGCAAGGCGTACTCCGACGACGGCACCGAGCTGTACTACGAGGTCGACGACGTGGACCCGGAGTCCGCGCCCGCCCTGTCGCCGCGCCGACGCCGGCTGTTCGGGCGCAAGGCCCCCGCTCCCGTCACCGTCGTCTTCAGCCACGGCTACTGCCTGAGCCAGGACTCCTGGCACTTCCAGCGGGCGGCCCTCAGGGGTGTCGTCCGGACCGTGCACTGGGACCAGCGCAGCCACGGACGGTCCGGGCGGGGCGTACGGCAGGTGCAGGACGGGGTGCCGGTCGACATCGAGCAGCTCGGACGCGACCTGAAGGCCGTCATCGACGCCACGGTGCCCGAGGGACCGATCGTGCTCGTCGGGCACTCCATGGGCGGCATGACCGTCATGGCGCTGGCCGACGCGTTCCCCGAGCTGATCCGCGACCGGGTGGTCGCGGTGGCCCTGGTCGGCACCTCGTCCGGGCGGCTCGGCGAGGTCAACTTCGGGCTGCCGGTCGCCGGTGTCAATGCCGTGCGGCGGGTGCTGCCGGGCGTCCTCAAGGCGCTGGGGCAGCGGGCCGACCTGGTGGAGAAGGGGCGCCGGGCCACCGCCGACCTGTTCGCCGGGATCATCAAGCGCTACTCCTTCGCCTCCCGGGACGTCGACCCGGCCGTCGTCCGGTTCGCCGAACGGATGATCGAGGGCACCCCGATCGACGTGGTCGCCGAGTACTACCCGGCGTTCGACAACCACGACAAGACCGCCGCCCTCGCCCACTTCGCGGACAAGCCGGTGCTCGTGCTCGCCGGCGTGGGGGACATGGTCACGCCCAGCGAGCACAGCGAGGCCATCGCCTCCCTGCTCCCGGAGGCGGAGCTGGTGCTGGTCCCGGACGCCGGACACCTGGTCATGCTGGAACACCCGGAAGTGGTCACCGACCGCCTCGCCGACCTCCTCACCCGCGCGGGGGCGGTGCCCGCAGGGGCTACCGTTGGCGGTTATGGAAGCAGTACCGCGCAACCCGGTTGA
- a CDS encoding endo-1,4-beta-xylanase: MRSLRTGLPLFLLGALMATAPTAHAADSPLRDLAAAKGKVIGTAVTGSKLTGTYGELAGVQFNSLTPGNAMKWGSVEPTRGSYNWAEADQIVDFAEAHGQQVRGHTLVWHSQNPSWLTNGTWTQAQLSTLLNDHISLEVGRYKGRLAAWDVVNEPFNEDGTYRQTLWYNGLGTGYIAQALTAARAADPAARLYINDYNVEGVNAKSTALYNLVRSLKEQGVPIDGVGLQAHLIVGQVPATLQQNIQRFADLGVDVAITELDIRMTLPSDSAKLTQQAADYKAVMNACVAVARCVGATVWGFTDSDSWIPSTFPGQGAATPYDENYAPKPAYYAIAEALGGTTTPPPTGACSASYSVTSQWNTGFTGQVTISCKGAALSSWKVGWTFGAGQRITQAWNADCTQSGAVVGCSNASYNGTVPDGGSVTFGFNASWSGSNPVPSVTLG; this comes from the coding sequence ATGAGATCTCTGAGAACCGGCTTACCCCTTTTCCTCCTCGGCGCGCTCATGGCCACCGCACCCACCGCCCATGCCGCTGACTCGCCCCTCCGCGACCTCGCCGCCGCCAAGGGCAAGGTCATCGGTACCGCCGTCACCGGGTCCAAGCTCACCGGGACCTACGGCGAGCTCGCCGGGGTGCAGTTCAACTCGCTGACTCCCGGCAACGCCATGAAGTGGGGCTCCGTCGAGCCGACCCGGGGCAGCTACAACTGGGCCGAGGCCGACCAGATCGTGGACTTCGCCGAGGCCCATGGCCAGCAGGTGCGCGGTCACACCCTGGTCTGGCACAGCCAGAACCCGAGCTGGCTGACCAACGGCACCTGGACCCAGGCCCAGCTGAGCACGCTGCTCAACGACCACATCTCGCTGGAGGTCGGGCGCTACAAGGGGCGGCTCGCGGCCTGGGACGTCGTCAACGAACCCTTCAACGAGGACGGCACCTACCGCCAGACCCTCTGGTACAACGGCCTCGGCACCGGCTACATCGCCCAGGCCCTCACCGCCGCCCGCGCCGCCGACCCGGCCGCCAGGCTCTACATCAACGACTACAACGTCGAGGGCGTCAACGCGAAGTCGACCGCCCTGTACAACCTCGTCAGGTCGCTGAAGGAGCAGGGCGTCCCGATCGACGGCGTCGGACTCCAGGCCCATCTGATCGTCGGTCAGGTCCCCGCCACACTCCAGCAGAACATCCAGCGCTTCGCCGACCTCGGCGTCGACGTGGCGATCACCGAGCTGGACATCCGGATGACGCTGCCCTCCGACAGCGCGAAGCTGACCCAGCAGGCCGCCGACTACAAGGCCGTCATGAACGCCTGCGTGGCCGTCGCGCGCTGTGTCGGCGCCACCGTCTGGGGCTTCACCGACTCCGACTCCTGGATCCCGAGCACCTTCCCTGGACAGGGCGCGGCGACGCCGTACGACGAGAACTACGCGCCGAAACCGGCGTACTACGCCATCGCGGAGGCGCTCGGCGGGACGACCACCCCGCCGCCGACCGGCGCGTGCAGCGCCTCCTACAGCGTGACCAGTCAGTGGAACACCGGCTTCACGGGGCAGGTGACGATCTCCTGCAAGGGTGCCGCGCTGTCGTCCTGGAAGGTCGGCTGGACGTTCGGGGCGGGTCAGCGGATCACCCAGGCCTGGAACGCCGACTGCACCCAGTCCGGCGCGGTGGTCGGCTGCTCCAACGCCTCCTACAACGGGACGGTCCCGGACGGCGGTTCCGTGACCTTCGGGTTCAACGCCTCCTGGAGCGGGAGCAACCCGGTGCCGAGCGTGACGCTGGGCTGA
- a CDS encoding LacI family DNA-binding transcriptional regulator, giving the protein MTPPEPAETRTTSPAVGRSQQTATLAEIAREAGVSAPTVSKVLNGRADVAPATRARVEDLLRAHGYRRRRAEASRSPLIDLVFHELESAWAMEVIRGVENVARDAGLSVVLSESAGRLTPGRTWADQVAARRPYGVVLVLSGLDESQRALLGSRSIPFVVMDPAGDPGADVPSIGATNWQGGLAATRHLVELGHRRIGAITGPSRMMCSRARIDGYRAALETAGLPVDPGLIMAGDFHHETGYRQGLELLRRPDRPTAVFAGNDLQALGVYEAARELGLRIPEDLSVVGFDDLPVAPWVGPPLTTVRQPLTEMAEAAAKLVLDLGRDGDAAAATRVELATSLVVRSSTARCA; this is encoded by the coding sequence ATGACACCCCCGGAGCCCGCTGAAACCCGGACGACTTCCCCTGCGGTGGGGCGGTCGCAGCAGACCGCGACCCTCGCCGAGATCGCCCGGGAGGCCGGCGTCTCGGCGCCGACAGTTTCGAAGGTCCTCAACGGCCGGGCCGACGTCGCGCCCGCGACCCGCGCCCGCGTCGAGGACCTGCTGCGCGCGCACGGCTACCGGCGCCGACGCGCCGAGGCGAGCCGCTCGCCCCTGATCGACCTGGTCTTCCACGAGCTGGAGAGCGCGTGGGCGATGGAGGTCATCCGGGGCGTGGAGAACGTGGCCCGCGACGCCGGGCTCAGCGTGGTGCTGAGCGAGAGTGCCGGGCGGCTCACCCCCGGCCGCACCTGGGCCGACCAGGTCGCCGCCCGCCGCCCCTACGGCGTGGTCCTGGTGCTGTCCGGGCTCGACGAGTCCCAGCGCGCGCTGCTGGGCAGCAGGTCGATCCCGTTCGTGGTGATGGACCCGGCCGGCGATCCGGGCGCCGACGTGCCCTCGATCGGCGCGACCAACTGGCAGGGCGGGCTCGCGGCCACCCGGCACCTCGTCGAGCTCGGGCACCGGCGGATCGGCGCGATCACCGGACCCTCCCGGATGATGTGCAGCCGCGCCCGCATCGACGGCTACCGGGCTGCCCTGGAGACGGCCGGGCTGCCCGTCGACCCCGGGCTGATCATGGCCGGCGACTTCCACCACGAGACCGGCTACCGACAGGGCCTGGAACTGCTGCGCCGCCCGGACCGGCCCACCGCGGTCTTCGCCGGCAACGACCTCCAGGCGCTCGGCGTGTACGAGGCCGCGCGCGAGCTGGGGCTGCGGATCCCGGAGGACCTGAGCGTGGTCGGGTTCGACGACCTGCCGGTGGCGCCGTGGGTGGGGCCGCCGCTGACGACCGTACGGCAGCCGCTGACGGAGATGGCCGAGGCGGCGGCGAAGCTGGTGCTGGATCTGGGGCGGGACGGGGACGCTGCGGCGGCGACTCGGGTGGAGCTGGCTACGAGCTTGGTGGTTCGCAGTAGTACGGCACGTTGCGCCTAG